In the Acidobacteriota bacterium genome, TCTACGGCCGCGGGAAGGCGTCCGTGGCCGTCTCGGTCGACCCCGTAGCAGTCCTGGACATCCTCCATTCGGAAGCCGGGCGCAACACGATTTTCAACGTCAGCGTGGACGGCTCCGCCGGGAATCCGGCGATGGTCAAGGACTACCAGCGCCATCCGATCAAGGGGAACCTCCTGCACGTCGACCTGATGGAGATCGCCATGGACCGCCGGCTCGTCCTGTCGGTCAACGTGGAACTGCACGGCGAGGCGCAGGGGGTCAAGCTCGAGGGCGGGACCCTGGACTTCGTGACCCGCGCCGTCGAGATCGAATGCCTGCCGACCGACATCCCCGAATCGATCAAGATCGACGTCGGCCCGCTGAAGATCAACGACTACGTCCGGGTCCGGGACCTCGACCTGGGTGACAAGGTCGCCATCCTGAGCGAACCCGACGTCGTGATCGTGACCGTCACACCTCCGGTCAAGGAAGAGGCCGCGGCGGAAGCGGAACCGGCGGCCGAGCCGGAAGTGGCCAAGAAGGGGAAGGGCGAGGAAGGGGCCGCCGAGGAACCGAAGGGCAAGAAGCCCGATTCCAAGTAGCCCCGGGCCGCGCGCGCGATGGCGGAGACCCGTGACACGCGAGCCGGGACCCCGGAACGGATCGTTCTCGGGCTGGGGAACCCGGGCGCATCCTACGCCCGCAACCGGCACAACGTCGGGTTCATGGTGCTGGACCTGCTGGCCCGCGAATCGGGCGCCCGGTGGTCGGAGCGCGGCGTCGCCCGCACCTGCCGCACGGAGATCGGGGGGCGGCCCGTGCTGCTGGCCGAGCCGCTGACCTACATGAACCGGAGCGGCCGGGCGGCCCGGATGCTGCTCGAGGCACTGGGGCTCGGCCCCGGGGACCTCATCGTGGTGCTGGACGACCTCAGCCTGCCGCTCGGCCGGTTGCGGGTGCGGGCGCGCGGGAGCGCGGGCGGGCACCACGGGCTCGAATCGGTCCTGGAGCTGGCCGGCACCGACGACATCGTGCGGGTGCGGCTCGGGATCGCCGAGGAGCGGATGCCTGAGGACACGGCCGGGTTCGTCCTGTCGGACTTTTCTGCGGGACAGGCGGCGGAGCTGGAAGAGATGATCGGCAAGGCGGGCAACGCCGTCAGATCGATAGTGAGCGAAGGCGTTGCCAGAACTATGGCGCTGTATAACGCATGAAGAAGCAAGGAGAAGACCGTGAGAAACTATGAAGTGGTCTTTGTCGCCGCTCCCACTTTGACCAGCGAGGAGCTGGACGGCTTTATCAGCCACGTCCAGACGGTGGTTGAGGGCAAAAACGGCAAAGTGGTCAAGGTGGACAACTGGGGCAAGAAGTCCCTGGCGTACAAGATCGACAAATTCAGGGAGGGCTACTACGTCGTCCTCACCATCGAGGGGGACGGCCCCGCCATCGCGGAGCTGGAGCGCCGCTTCCGGGTGACCGATTCCATCATCCGCTACATCTCCGTCCGCACCGACCTGGCGCTCAAGCGTTCCGAGAAGATCAAGGCGGCCCGGCGGCGGAAGTCCGAGAAGACGGAGCCGGAGGCGCAGGCGGCGGAAACCCCGCAGCCGGCCGAGACCCCGCAGGCGGCGGCGCCCTCCGGGGAGGCCGCAGGGCAAGAGGCTTAAGGGACCCGTTCCGGGACCCCGACCGGGATCCCAACAGAAAGGCGATACATTATGGCAGCTCAAAGAAGGTTCAGCGTTCGGCGCAAGCGGGTGTGCAAGTTCTGCGCCGAAAAGATCTCCTATATCGATTTCAAGGACGCCAAACTCCTGAACCATTTCATCCCCGAGCGCGGGAAGATCCTCCCCAGGAGAATCAGCGGCGTCTGCTCGACTCACCAGCGTTTGCTCACGGAAGCCATCAAGCGCGCCAGGCACATGGCCATCCTCCCGTTCCTTTCGGACTAGGCTTCCTTTCCCCAGAGGGCATGAAACATGAACGTCATTTTAAAGCAGGATGTTGAAAACCTGGGCCGGATCGGCGATATCGTCAAGGTGGCGGCCGGGTACGCACGCAACTATCTCATCCCGAGAAAATTCGCCGTCGATGCCACTCCCGGCAACATCAAGGCCGTGGAGGTGGAGAAGCTGGCCCAGGCCAAGCGCGACCACCGCGAGAAGGAAGCGGCCTCGCTCGTGGCCCGGGAGATCGTCAAGGTCACGGTGACGATCCAGCGCAGGACCGGCGAGGAGGGGGCACTGTACGGATCGGTGACGGCGCTCGACATCGCCGAGTTCCTCAACGCCCGCCAGATCGATATCGACAAGCGCAAGATCCAGCTCGACGAGCCGATCAAGGCGGTCGGGGAATACCAGGTGCCGATCCGCCTGCACCGCGAAGTCACGGTCCCCGTCCGCGTGGTCGTGGAGCCGGAGCAGGAGCCGGAAACCGCCCAGTAAC is a window encoding:
- a CDS encoding 50S ribosomal protein L9, yielding MNVILKQDVENLGRIGDIVKVAAGYARNYLIPRKFAVDATPGNIKAVEVEKLAQAKRDHREKEAASLVAREIVKVTVTIQRRTGEEGALYGSVTALDIAEFLNARQIDIDKRKIQLDEPIKAVGEYQVPIRLHREVTVPVRVVVEPEQEPETAQ
- a CDS encoding 30S ribosomal protein S18 gives rise to the protein MAAQRRFSVRRKRVCKFCAEKISYIDFKDAKLLNHFIPERGKILPRRISGVCSTHQRLLTEAIKRARHMAILPFLSD
- a CDS encoding aminoacyl-tRNA hydrolase, whose translation is MAETRDTRAGTPERIVLGLGNPGASYARNRHNVGFMVLDLLARESGARWSERGVARTCRTEIGGRPVLLAEPLTYMNRSGRAARMLLEALGLGPGDLIVVLDDLSLPLGRLRVRARGSAGGHHGLESVLELAGTDDIVRVRLGIAEERMPEDTAGFVLSDFSAGQAAELEEMIGKAGNAVRSIVSEGVARTMALYNA
- the rpsF gene encoding 30S ribosomal protein S6, with product MRNYEVVFVAAPTLTSEELDGFISHVQTVVEGKNGKVVKVDNWGKKSLAYKIDKFREGYYVVLTIEGDGPAIAELERRFRVTDSIIRYISVRTDLALKRSEKIKAARRRKSEKTEPEAQAAETPQPAETPQAAAPSGEAAGQEA
- a CDS encoding 50S ribosomal protein L25; this translates as MPTVIEAQARTPEGKNANRRIRRSGRIPAVIYGRGKASVAVSVDPVAVLDILHSEAGRNTIFNVSVDGSAGNPAMVKDYQRHPIKGNLLHVDLMEIAMDRRLVLSVNVELHGEAQGVKLEGGTLDFVTRAVEIECLPTDIPESIKIDVGPLKINDYVRVRDLDLGDKVAILSEPDVVIVTVTPPVKEEAAAEAEPAAEPEVAKKGKGEEGAAEEPKGKKPDSK